In the genome of Lathyrus oleraceus cultivar Zhongwan6 chromosome 4, CAAS_Psat_ZW6_1.0, whole genome shotgun sequence, the window ctcagggatattaacaaTAAACTCTCTAACCAACCCCTCAGAGCATTGGGGTAGAGTTACCACAGTCTTCATGAGTCCAGCATTTTTGATCAGCTCAATAACCtcctttacctctacagcttcTTGTCCAAGTTCTCTTTCAATGGCTACTCTTCTCTGAATGACATATTTCCACTTTGCTGCTccatcttccaaatgaaaggagatattgtctagatGAACAGCAGCAGCCTTGCCAGGAGATTTCTGAACAGCCTtcctttttgcaggggagatgtctgggacatcgtctttaACATCCTCCTCAGAGTCATAGCtatctctttcttttcttttcccaACCTCAACCTTGCTCCAGGGTTTTGAGGGTCCTATTCCTGCAGTCTTTTTCACTCTAGCAGCTCTCATTTTAGCCATACTTTTCCCTTTCTTAGTTCTCAGTTTCTCAGCTATGCAAGGTTTAACTAGATGAACCAAAGGATCATCCTCTCCTTCAGTGCTTTCTTCCTCTAGATCAATAATATTTTCTTGAGGCACATTTtgtttcttgctaggtagggttttacctagagagcaaAGCCCTTCAGCAGCCACCTctttttctgatctagatgaatcatcatctttatcagcatgGGGTTCTCCCTCAGGAGAGGgttcccttctggacagaggggtagagACCCCTTCAACTTTATGTCCTTCACTCATAATTCTAGTAACCAGTCTCCTTATAGCGCGATCAGTGTAATACATGTCTTTAGGAAGAGAGGAGTTACCagaggtattaccttgcttatctccagcATTGGAGGAGGTACCTGTGGTGTCGCCCGGTATCATGCACAGAGGAGTGACGTCCATTACATCTTCATCTACAAACCCCATAGATGAAGTCTTTGCATGTTGAGAGGATTTGGAGccagatgatgatggatgttgagacatgttgtaggacttttgaggaaggtttctttgccctagctgagcttTTCTTAGAAGTTGAATGGAAATGGCGATTGCTGagtttaggtagcgtgtgctaagggaatagatactattttcaaagcttgggaatgatttatcattaatgtggctctttcttttaaaagggcatacattatttttatttcttttattttttctttttaattgccatattttctcaggagtccaaatccctaatttcccttCCTCATATTCAATTTTACCCAAATTCCTTGCAAGCTTGTTTGCTAGTTCTAGTCCAAGCTTTAGACTtctgaatttgtcttccacaaatttcCTAATGGAGTGATAATAGCTAGAACAGTACTTTGTCCATCTGTGTTGAATCTGATTTTTGGACCTGGCTTCAGTATTCAGGAAGTCATaatacaatgttatgacatcATGTGTGACATTGTATACAATCAGTAATAGgttcatccaacccagttgagcccAACTGCTATCATCTTCTATACCTTTCACAGGTGTCATCCAAATATTCTCCATATTGTTCTTGGCCTTTTTGCACAGAGTCCTTTGTGGCTTGGTCCCTACAGTTCCATTCTCCCTGTGACTGGTCAAATGTCCACCTGTTTGGTCTAACCTCTCAGTTttttgagccatcataaccttttctcctctgggcttctggtgtgacatctttaTGTGACCTTTTCCCCAGccttgtttttcatcactcttgaggGCATCTGTACTCACCCAATACTTTAAGGGACAATCCAATTGAGAGCTCCATATATAgcaattgtctttggtcctgattcctctCATAATTACTTCACTCTTTATGTCCAggattagacattcagttttggtgaagttaacattcagaccttgatcacatagttggctaaagcttatgaggtttgcagttaagcctttgactagtagaaccttgtcaagtctaggtactccaaggcaatcaagcttacctgttccctcgatttcaccttttgctccatctccaaaggttacatgacTTATAGTATGTTGATGCagatcagttagcaggtcttggtttccagtcatgtgtctggagcatccatTATCAAGgtaccattcttctttggctgagattctgaggggaatgtgagctatcagacttgtgaCATTATTCTTAGGGACCCATTGCTTTTTGATGATAGGcatgtgatgtttgggtctgaACTGATGGTGATCCTGATGTTGAGCAGACCTAGGATAgccatacagtttatagcagaaaggctttagatgaccaaatttcccacagtaatggcatctccatctttggtgttttcctttcaACTGTTTTCTCCTTTGGTGATGTGACgtatgatgtgacatcacaggtttttgaatgcacttaagtttggcttgaggtttgacACCAGTGTCACTGCTCTCAGGTTTTTAGTTATTATACCCAgtgccagatttgtctcctgttatttgtccagtttgaagaatcttgtctaaggagtcagacccattgcttaacatccttacatacttggtcatatcttctaatttagaattttgaagcatgacttcagtcttcaattttgagatggttctagcatggtctgccttctcactttccagctgtgctatcttctgattttcagcttgtggatttttGTCTAGCTTGGCtttcagaaccactgcttctgtttgtaacttggagatggtttccaagtattctatCTTCTCGTTCTCAAGTTGAGtaatttccttcttctggctatcaacctgtttgcacagctctacacttttgtgacacaactctctgtaggtagaggccaattcttcaaaggttacttcatcatcacttgagtcttcatcagacccccatcttcctgtcaaagcagtcacaagatttgcagcctcttc includes:
- the LOC127136494 gene encoding uncharacterized protein LOC127136494, whose product is MSQHPSSSGSKSSQHAKTSSMGFVDEDVMDVTPLCMIPGDTTGTSSNAGDKQGNTSGNSSLPKDMYYTDRAIRRLVTRIMSEGHKVEGVSTPLSRREPSPEGEPHADKDDDSSRSEKEVAAEGLCSLGKTLPSKKQNVPQENIIDLEEESTEGEDDPLVHLVKPCIAEKLRTKKGKSMAKMRAARVKKTAGIGPSKPWSKVEVGKRKERDSYDSEEDVKDDVPDISPAKRKAVQKSPGKAAAVHLDNISFHLEDGAAKWKYVIQRRVAIERELGQEAVEVKEVIELIKNAGLMKTVVTLPQCSEGLVREFIVNIPEDIHDKNSREFCKVNMLWSMSILRRLVSMRGRPRMMGVSSSSD